In the genome of Oncorhynchus clarkii lewisi isolate Uvic-CL-2024 chromosome 4, UVic_Ocla_1.0, whole genome shotgun sequence, one region contains:
- the LOC139407921 gene encoding protein LRATD1-like, which translates to MGNHLDRITHLSYSELPTGDPSGVEKEELRVGVAYFFSDEEEEVDDGGGGGGYPCASQEGPGAVSELEYSAFCSQECIFSKLRENQDLNVYSAKTLLSMCKPGDLVELVSTSQAPHWAVYELNDQVIHLHEGEIRKDSLTEIGRGRRGRIVNSRYRFRPLPSDLVLQNATGHLGLNSGEICWTNSESFAAWCRFGKREFKKGGEAHSAAQQYFLKVHFDAGTRSGHAHTLVFRSLEDMIWERRRVDASGILKELSLGVNGGKE; encoded by the exons ATGGGCAACCACTTGGACCGTATCACCCATCTCAGCTACAGCGAGCTGCCAACCGGCGATCCGTCCGGAGTGGAGAAAGAGGAGCTCAGGGTCGGCGTAGCTTACTTCTTCTCCGACGAAGAGGAAGAG GTGGacgacggaggaggaggaggaggttatcCTTGCGCCAGCCAGGAGGGCCCCGGGGCGGTCAGCGAGCTGGAGTACTCCGCATTCTGCTCCCAGGAATGCATCTTCTCCAAGCTCCGCGAAAACCAGGACTTGAACGTGTACTCCGCCAAAACTTTGCTCTCCATGTGCAAGCCAGGGGACCTTGTGGAGCTAGTATCCACATCACAGGCACCTCACTGGGCTGTGTACGAGCTCAACGACCAGGTGATACACCTGCATGAGGGGGAGATACGGAAGGACAGCCTGACTGAGATAGGACGGGGCCGGCGTGGACGGATAGTGAACAGCCGCTACCGGTTCCGGCCGCTGCCCTCCGACCTGGTGCTGCAGAACGCCACTGGGCACCTCGGCCTGAACAGCGGGGAGATCTGCTGGACCAACTCGGAGAGCTTTGCCGCTTGGTGCCGCTTCGGGAAGCGGGAGTTTAAGAAAGGAGGCGAGGCACACTCGGCGGCGCAGCAGTACTTTCTCAAAGTGCACTTTGACGCCGGGACTCGGAGTGGACACGCACACACGCTGGTGTTCCGTAGCCTGGAAGACATGATCTGGGAGCGCAGGCGTGTGGACGCCAGCGGGATTCTGAAGGAGTTGTCTTTAGGGGTCAACGGTGGGAAGGAGTGA